One Mercenaria mercenaria strain notata chromosome 12, MADL_Memer_1, whole genome shotgun sequence DNA segment encodes these proteins:
- the LOC123533547 gene encoding uncharacterized protein LOC123533547, whose protein sequence is MDSLWAIIVVLYLAVSKCLSNVEQIDCTESARKPSDETLNQMYTDWLGLDNNIHSSFDLIPSMYKMRYKDNILEAQPTVRRQRINWHDGSAKCHKILKRRGENLMDISLCPWYIEMTMDKNRYPENMANARCKCKHCYDFDGVMPAKSKRIGKPRCIEIKQRYKVLRVEKNGKGARVCQRNDNSTFLYKTSYEEVTIGCTCALQFDKIVEGISIRTRS, encoded by the exons ATGGATAGTTTATGG GCAATAATCGTGGTATTATATTTAGCTGTATCAAAGTGCTTAAGCAATGTTGAACAAATAGACTGTACGGAGTCAGCCAGGAAACCTAGCGATGAAACGTTAAATCAAATGTACACTGATTGGTTAGGACTGGACAATAATATTCATTCTTCTTTTGACTTGATACCATCCATGTATAAAATGCGCTACAAAGACAACATTCTTGAGGCTCAACCCACGGTAAGGCGGCAGAGGATTAATTGGCATGATGGGAGTGCGAAgtgtcataaaatattgaaaaggAGAGGTGAAAATCTAATGGACATTTCTTTGTGCCCTTGGTATATAGAAATGACCATGGATAAAAACAGGTATCCTGAGAATATGGCAAATGCACggtgtaaatgtaaacattgttatGATTTTGATGGTGTTATGCCTGCTAAATCAAAACGAATTGGGAAACCTCGatgcattgaaataaaacaaagatATAAAGTTCTTAGAGTGGAAAAGAATGGAAAGGGTGCTCGAGTTTGTCAACGTAATGATAAtagtacatttttatacaaaacgTCATATGAAGAAGTTACGATAGGTTGTACGTGTGctctacaatttgacaaaatagTAGAAGGCATTTCTATCAGAACTCGAAGTTAG